One Augochlora pura isolate Apur16 chromosome 10, APUR_v2.2.1, whole genome shotgun sequence DNA window includes the following coding sequences:
- the LOC144476557 gene encoding uncharacterized protein LOC144476557, giving the protein MPWTCFQGVASIPDGKDQQRACDEWNGLGSARKMDVAKCATEDFVTVVNVESQPPPENFVTVLSIGQGKKEDEPSQLAGAKTQTNGIDGPIEEEVEVFRLPGERLGFGLKFEGGNKTAERVRKLFVQSCEDQSPASRAKCSWGTLGEGDERGP; this is encoded by the exons ATGCCGTGGACCTGCTTTCAGGGAGTGGCCAGCATTCCGGACGGTAAAGATCAGCAGCGGGCTTGCGATGAATGGAACGGTTTAGGATCGGCCCGGAAAATGGACGTCGCCAAGTGTGCCACGGAGGACTTCGTGACGGTGGTCAATGTCGAGAGCCAGCCGCCGCCGGAGAATTTCGTCACCGTGCTGTCGATCGGCCAGGGGAAGAAGGAGGACGAGCCGTCCCAGCTCGCCGGCGCGAAGACGCAAACGAATGGGATCGACGGACCCATCGAGGAGGAGGTCGAGGTGTTCCGGCTGCCCGGCGAGCGGCTCGGCTTCGGCCTGAAGTTCGAGGGCGGCAATAAGACCGCCGAGAGGGTCAGGAAGCTGTTCGTTCAGAGCTGCGAGGACCAGAGTCCTGCGAGCAGGGCCAAGTGCTCCTGGGGCACTTTGGGCGAGGGGGACGAG AGAGGTCCTTAG